Sequence from the Mixophyes fleayi isolate aMixFle1 chromosome 4, aMixFle1.hap1, whole genome shotgun sequence genome:
ACACATAAAAATGTGCCCTCAACCACTTACCTAGTTTCAATAAACttgctctgcaaaattaaatctcattttgcaGTTCCACAAAACAAGGCACACTGGTGGGCCAACTATATACACTCATACTTCCTAGCTTCTCCCATTTGCTGCTACAAACATATGCCCCTCCGCAAACACCGCCATTGTGCTCACCAAGCCCACACTTCGGTGTTCCCAAACGCCACAATTTCCACCAAAGCAGAATTTGCATAGCAGTGAACCCTATTCACTTTGTGCTTCACAAATGAGGCGCAAATATGGTGGTGTCAGAAGGCAGCTTGTTTTCACATAGAGAAGTGCAGTGCCTCCAAGTCATATTTCTTCATTTAGGACTGCAGCGTTCTGAAGGGATTTTAGGGGCTGTACTACACCGCCGACTATATTTATGAATGGCCTGTGTACTTTGTCCCATCGAGCACTGATGTAGGCAGGAATAATCCAGCAGCCATTGCCCGTCAGCTACACACACTCTATACTGTGAGGAGTGAGAGACCTGCGGGTGACACTCAGTGCAGGACCAATAGCCCCCGCAGAAATACTACACAGGTGGGGGAAGGTAACAGGGGTGCACCAGCTGCCGCCTGGGGGAAGCAGATTGGCATTGAACACTACTGGACGTCACGCATAGTAATCCTATTACTATGAAAAGGAAGACAACAAACGTCGCCCCAATATGACGTCAGAGCCACGCCTCTTTCTGTGTAAAGGTTTTCATAGGATTCTGTTGAACACCACCTGACAGAGCTGGCCCATGGCGTGCTCAGAGGGCTAGAGTACCCATAATGCCCGGATGTGTCAGGTATTGTATTGGAAATAACCCCCCCACCCCTGTTATATCAACTGCTTACATAGGAGAGTGATTTGCAGTCCTGGGCAATACTGAGGTAAGAGTATTATATTACTTTCAGTCATTCATACATGTAGTGTCTGAATGATCCTTAGTATTTACAGATCAATTGAAAAGCTGAATGTTTATAGCTTTTGCTTTCTCTGTATTGGAAGGGATGTATGAGGAGATGCTAATAACTGTTTGTTTATGTTGGTTTAATTGTGCATATAAAACATAAGGGCATGTGTTTTTCTACACAGCATTTTTTTCCATGTTCTATCTGCATTTCTTAATGTTTGTAGAAAGTGTCTATGCCAAGGACGTAAAAATATCTGAGCCCCATAGCAAGGTTGTGACACACCATTATAAGGTCTTACTCATCAATGTCTGTTCCATTTTTAGCGAGTATTCAATAGGGCACAGTACTAACTGCGTCAttctaaattatatatacatttatttcaccCTTGTTATTTTTCAAAGCATACACTGATCAACCtcaacattaaaaacactgacaagtgaagCCCTATTAAGTTTGTACTTTAAGGCATATTTTTTTCATGGATCAGGGGAAGGAAATATTCAAGCATGCTTTTAAAAATGCCTCTAACTATAAATTGTAAGTTATTCCAACATGAGAGCACATGTTGTAACATTGATATAGTGCACTTACAcaaagattatgggcctgatgccAAGTTGGATTTATGCCATTTTGTGTAGAGTGAAATCAGCAATTTGGTCTGTATATACCCACAAAAAAAGCTGCACACCCATGCAGATTTGTCCGCATATGACACTTGCTTGCAACTAGAGAAGCGAAACGGTGAAGGGATGGTCTAACGTAGGCCAAGTACAATAAGAACATAACTGTGACtaaaatactagagatgggcgggctcggttccccgagaaccgaacccgaccgaacttcacctatcctagtactgagccgagcaggttcggtactctcccgcccattcggattagaaatcgaggcaaaacgtcattgtgacatcgttggATCTCAgtgctcggttctcgcgatatttgaaatgcataaatacccacctTCACAGCAATtcatcgtcatttgacagagggagagagcagggttaggtcgcaggcagcattagagcagggacagagcaatattGTATaacttattctttcaattattattgaaattcttctagcaattgttatagcaggaagagaggaggatagagggggcattttttttttttttatatttttgcactacaagtgctttggggtgtcccatattccccagtatgaaacaataatttttctggctgcaaaaagtgttatctagcagcagtatctattgaatattttgcactacaagtgctttgggctcattaaaatggattcaaagcagtccacatatgagcaggatcagcaagcaggtgctggcaccagtcctgatggtagtcttccctgtatgtcatctggtaaagcctatgaaaaagtacatagtctttttaaatcagggaaaaaaacacacaccaaaaaaaaataagtatacttctaagtataagtgtagggtgcaatctacccccaaataggaaagggacttggggcatttctatatcacgtacagtcttgaaaggctgctgttttgtcaatttcacgataagggtagggtatcgtacacagacagagaccaaactgcctttgtccatttctttttatatttaactataagtgtagggtgtaatatacacccaaagacgatggctgcattgccaatcgGCTAAGatggaagacaatcaggtttgtgtgcagaattaaggacggcctaccagggattaaactgtttttttcctagttgattagctttagaattaccttacttatccaagaaacaggtggagaactaaattaggttaatttaggccaaaaaaattgatttttaaacaaatttgcaaaacaaaaccaaaacacgcaagggtggtttcgccaaaacctgaaggtaacccagatccaaaaccaaaaccaaaacacgggggtcagtgaccatctctactaaatACAGACCAGCATGGGTACTCATATTTGCTTGTAATTAGCCGTATCAATTGCCTGTGCCTAAGGGCACTCTGATGACGGTTCACAGCACTAGCTAGACTGCTTCTGTTTGTCAGACTGCTaattctgaagctgataggtgctttcttcattgattgtgcatatattactatgtggaaatattttaaaattaatttttgttacttttacttgtacacccccaaaaaaatattggaTCTGCTGTTTATAGAAggttttatatttaaatcaaaCCAAATGGGGAATGTGTTTTTCGTTATCGAAACAAATGTTAAATATGCTTATGAAATGGTGTATCTGGGTGCATGATGTGAACCTGGCATATATGCTACTGATGCAGAGGTGGATGCATACACCacagcatatgggtgtaaatacactAATAGTGCAGctgttaaattatatttttgggTGCATTTTCGGTCAACTCAGCATGAGTCCCTATGTGTTCTCAAACCATTATctcatgtttatttttaggaaTATTCTGAAAATTTTACTTACATATTTGTGAATGCAGGATCAGGTGGTAGGGTCTCTTTTTGGTGAGCTTACCTTGGGCGTCTGCGCTTGGCAGGAGTGTCTTTTGGGATCGGTGCTGCCGAATTTGTTGTTTGCCTTCTTGTTTTTGCCGTGGCGCAGCCtggggagagaaaagaaaaagaagaagggagggaggggggggggggaggaggaaggtAGGGGTGGTGTGTTGAGAACACAGTAGAGGTGGTACCACCAATATACTTCTGGGGCtttaaatgttatagctcttttgctggtgtTGTTTTATAGCTTTTTGCCCTGTTTATAGCCCTAAATGCAATGAATATTGGGGTGGATTGGTACCTCCTGTATGGGGTGTGACTAGTGTATCTGTAGGGGTGTTAAAAGCTCTTAGTTGGCTAGAGCTATTAATAGAGGCAGTTAGTGTTGTGTTGTGAATGCTTACTATTGGTAATatatactaaggggcatattcagttgttgaATATCCCGCGGTGTTAGAACTAttacggtttttacgcgcactattaccgtaataacggtaatagagcgcGGAGcgtgagattttcggcgtttccgccaacaattgaatatgcccctaagagtgaaagttattggttgttttttttgttgttttttaaatctcATTGCTTTTATACATGAAAACATCTTTTTAAGGAGATGGGAAGAAGTTGTCTTTGAGACCCTTAAACTACATGTACTGTTATATCTTTTACAACACTTAAGTGGTGTTGCAGGCATCATTTTTCACATGGGATTGCAgtgtatgttaaagaaaaaaattgacaCAAACTTTAAAGGAGCCTTTGTTAAGATGCCTataaacaaatgcacattttaaGTGCATCTTTACAGCATAGAttaagtgctttttatactgtaaTTTTTCTTAGCAGATCACTATAAATGTCCAATCAAGATGGTTGTGACATGCATTGCTATTTCTGGACCAGTTCAGTCCATAAACGCTGGATTCAGTTTAATATGGGTTCCTGATTGTTAACCACAGTCTGTCAATTGAAGAGATATACTTAATTCATCGTTCTTCATATTCTCAAGGAATCATCCCTATCTTTTTTAAGTGACAAGACCTTGTGAAaattacacacataatacaatgtAATATGGTTAGTAAGATTAAAATATATTGGGAATATGCCATGTAACTAGTACTTTTTTACTGTCTGGCCAATTTTTTAGCTaatttaatgttttcatttttaaaaggacTTTATATCCTCAACACAATTTTCTTGACATGACTCAGCAGGATTGTGAGAGAAAATATGTCAGAAAATGTAAACAAGCAAAGATTTACAGAACAAGAAAGTCACTGAAGGTGAGAGATTCATGGGGCAAGGTGAAACCTTTTTGTGACAGCAGTTATCTGCTGCTTGTAGACTTTTTTACTCTTTTTCTGACCATCTTCAGTTCTGTGTTTCAGGAACCAATGCTCTTCGAAGATGTGGCCATCTATTTCTCTGAGGAGGAATGGAACTGTTTAGATGAAGAGCAGAAGAATCTCTACAAGAATGTAATGCTAGAAAACTATCATGCTCTCAGGTCACTTGGTGAGTACGCGGAGTACATCTTTTTAAATCGGTCCATTTCACGAGTCCATAAAGAAATTTCAGCAGTTCTGTAAGCACATTTTGATTGGCTACTGTATACCAGGAGACTCACCTGTAAACATTTTTGAGCCATATTTTGTGGCCCTTCCTTGATTGGTAATTGCCTAGAGCAGTATAATAATGTGGATGAAGCCATAAGAGGAGCAGGTTGAAAAAGAAGGTCCTGTGATTTGTTGAATATCTCTCCTTAAGCAAGTGGTACTTTGTCTTCTTGGGTTTCGGTAAAACAGAGTTTTGGGATTATGTACAAACAAGGGGCTGGCTACATGAGTTTGTATCAGAAGTTTATATccattattacttgtgttttaatATGCGTAAAATAACACATTGCCAATGCCAGTCTGTATGCATGGTAAGACATTTCAGTTTGGTAACTGTTTAATaactcaatttaaaaaaacatatatcagAACTTACTAAAATTCTTATACTCACTGTTCACAGTATAGCTATATTTATTATGATGATGGTACAGTTGTTAGAATGTATCAAATCTAACACCAGCAACTGCATTGTCAAGTTCTAAATATAGGAATTTGTGTACACTGGTGAAttgcacattattattaattattattgtctGAACAGATAGGGTTTTTAGCAGTATAATAAATCACTATACATTATACAGAGTAAGTCAAAAATAACAAATACACTTTTCCACGATTCTTCCCATTGTAATTAGAAGGGAGTTAAATTGATCATCAGTAATACTATACAATATATGTGTACTCTATGTAAAGTGTGATGCTGTTGGATCTAGAAATAATATTAGAttaatttttttgcacattttttgttTAACTCTATTTTAACAAGAGAAAACTGGTTATTGAGCTGAAGCTGAACAACGGACATTAAATAACTAGTGTTTTTAcctaactaaatatgtccatcataCCCTAATAAGGAAAAGGGGAGCTACTACTCTCTGGTAGAAGTGAGGTTCTAATAGTGtggcatatatgtgtgtgggggatGGCTGTATACAAACTCATGTTGTCCTCCATCTTGCCTAACTCATGTGAACAGAAACTTCAACAGCCTCAACATATAGATCATTGAAACTTCTGCATATATGACAAAAACTTCACAACACTATGCTGCCATTTAGAACACACAGTCCTATATCAATGCATATCATTTATTCATATTGCATACAATTACACAGACAAATCCCTATAACTTCATTCTTATCACATACAATCACAAACTATACATCTTCCATTGAAACACAGATACACAATCTCAGCCACGCATAGAGCCAAGCTGCGCTATCTCAGCCACGCATAGAGCCAAGCTGCGCTATCTCAGCCACGCATAGAGCCAAGCTGCGCTATCTCAGCCACGCATAGAGCCAAGCTGCGCTATCTCAGCCACGCATAGAGCCAAGCTGCGCTATCTCAGCCACGCATAGAGCCAAGCTGCGCTATCTCAGCCACGCATAGAGCCAAGCTGCACTGCCTCACACTCCACTaatcattatctatctatctatatcatcatcatcatcaaaagcCACTTAAAAGAGAATGAGCCaccatatatattgtatgtaatggCTCTTCAATTAATTTCTGGTGTAATTATACTTTTACACATTGGGCATAATCACCGAGAAGTGAACAGTGGCATGATGTATGTAAGCTCATAATGTGCACTCGTATAATGTACTTCAAACCTTGATtagtaaaatattaatgaaatgcTTGAACAAATACTAGCATTGCACTCTTACTAGCATTGTACTCCTATTAAAACCAATGCTCTACTATTATTTTCAGGTTATGTCAATGGAAAGCCAAAGATAGTCTCAAAAATCCAACATGGGGAGAAACCTTGTTTAAGAGTTCAAGTTCAGCCGAAGAATCCTCAATATTTTGCTAAAGGTAAATAagtcacatatgtgtgtgtgtgtgtgtgtgtgtgtgtgtgtgtgtctctatgtAAATATAGATAATTTCTTACTTTAATTTTTAAAGGGGATGTTTTCTCTACAACATATTTTTCTAACTTCCAGCTAAAACGTCCCATGACAAATGTCTCCATATTGCACTTGTCAGCTCCACCCTCTTTACAGTTTTGCAAATATCTAGATAAACCgcttgaaaagccaatcagaaagAGACTTGAAAAGGAAGGTGCTGTCAACTACATTGCCAATACTGCTGCCGACGAACACTGTAGCTGAAAGTCAGGGATGCCAAACATGCTGAAGATGTCTCTATTTATCGTGCATGTGAGGGAATCTGTAATTTTTTGACTCCATTGGAACAGTGCTTCTCATAACTAAATGATTGTGTGAAAGAAAACATAATGGTTTTTACCAAGCAAtatgtctgtaattaaatatctCTCAGACATTAGAGCAATGATGGGCAATAGGCAGTCCCCCGAGCCTTTACTTGAGGTCCCCAACTCCTTCCTGCATTATTGTccgatttgtttgttatagcttgtaacacttgtttaaaatgtttatatgttaCAGATAAGTGTCTGGCTTTTGATGGTTAGAGGGCCACCATTGCAGTCCCTGAAGTATACCAGGTTGCCTAACATTGAATTAAAGAATAATTTTTTCTAATATGTTTAGTTTGCCTTGTGTTTTTTATTAGGATATTTGGTTAGAATTGCATTAGGATAGAAGACATCTTTCTGAAAATAAAAGTACCGTGAGGGCTCATATACACCAGCTATTTTTAACAAAGCACTAATATTGCTAATAAAAAGCAATGCCACTACAGTAAATCACCTTTAATCTAGAATTAAAAAATATCCTAAAGTTTAGGAGTATAGCAGCTAGGGAGTGTTTCTGATGAAGTGTTAGCTCTATAGTGGCCATGGGTAgtagtgtgttttttgtttttttttggtttttttagtaGGAACAATGTGAGTGGTTTACagcttcttcctttttttttttttttttttttactttaagcattattttatcttttaatcatttattaatattttgtttgcaactttttaaaaaaacaaacaaaaaaaaccattcCTGTCTTCACTTGCCCTGGTTAAGAAAATCGTATGCCACATGTTGATTTCCacttgttgtggaactacaatgcCCTACCAACCTCTGATAGGCTGTACAttttgggacctgtagttccacaacaactggaaaGCCAGTAAAAGCTTCTAAAAACCTCACCACCACCCCAGTAATCTTCTATGCCGAGAGGAAAGCAGGAACTTGTTTCAACGTGTCCATGGTCATATCCACATTGCACTTCATGTACCTGGAGGTCTCCACATGTCACTACTTATTTCGGGGAGATTCCAGTAGTAGCAACCCCTCTTAATATTCTTCCTAGAGTGATGGCTGTTACCAGAACATCTACTGGGTCAGTCCTGGGTACACAAAGAACGGTGCTCCCCTGGCTCTTGACGCATTGGACAAGCTACCTACATCCTGGTGCAGAGATATTGTTCGCTAGAGTGGAGGGGTGTTAAGAAGCTTTTCATGGCTGTTGGGGTACTTAAACTATTGTTATGTTTGTCTGACAATGGGCTTTTTGCATCAAGTTCATGCTTCAGTGACATCAATGAAACATACGACATTGAGGAAAATTTTATGCAAGTGATTTCTTTAAATGCATTGTCTGGATGAGTCCTACtactactaaatatatatttatcgaGTATTTTAAAATGAGGTCTTCAACAATCTTATTTCACCACTATTATTAATAGATATGACACAATTTCAGTCGTGTCCATTACACATGGTGTTGGCTGTCTTAACTGTGTGTTCCCAAGTTTGACAATCCCTTTAAAGGTAATTAAGACTAATGTTGGCCACACATGCTGCTGTGTTGTTGTTAATATTGGCCCAACATGAGCATGGTACTTGATGATCACTGGAAAGTAATTGTTTGGATTGTTATCACACATTCCCATACATTTAATGAAAACATAAGTGATTTACAGGCTTTGTCTGCTCTAACAAGCAATTTTGTTCCTGATGTCGTGAACATCAATATCTCGTCCAGTTTGTCCATATCTGTGTGACAAAATTTGAACAGTGATTCTGACAATTTGCACACACGTCCACTCTTGCAGATCTGTTTGGCCAAACTAGCTAaccgtaaaaaaaaaagtgtggaccATCATATTTGTTCTTATAGAAAAATAAACCAACTGCTAATGATCCCATTTAAACATGTGTGCGGATTTATCAGTTGTTTCAGAAACAGAAGTTTATTTCTGAATTGATCCCTTTAACCAGTAATCCGACATGCCCATATCTATGCTGTTTGGTACTCCCAATTGTTTGGTCATTGGGCTGAATTAGTAAATTGCATAGTGtggtcagaaaaaaataatttgtgtaaCTATCATTTTACTTGTaccaataacttttttttgtttgtttgtttttgttaaaatTTCGAGATTGTTCCCATAACACTTTAACTATTACCCTAGTTTTCAGAAAGACTCGGTAGGTTAGCCTAGCTGTTGCATACAATCTAGATCCATGCTTTATCTTCTTGAAAGGGTTTAGTCTATTACTTCTCAATTCTTCCTTCACGTGCCAGACCAAGCCTGTAATTAATCAAGCCCTAATAGGGGATTTCATAATTTTTGCATAGGTATTGGACTATTTCTATACATTGTTTGGGTGAATATTTTCTATCAGGgacaattcatttcaaagtttcCAACCTGTTACACTACAACTGCCAGCATACTGTATCAACTGTACATTTCAGATATTTATGCTTCATTTATGCTTTATTTCTTTTTAGCGGATTCTCAAGATCTGTATTCGTTtctgaataaaatagaaaacaagttTGTAAATGTTATGGAAAATCACAAAGCGTCAGACAGAATAGAGAACCCGATTGGACCCATAACGTTGAAGGAAGAAATGTTCTCGCCTTTATTTGTCAAGACCTATAATCTCAGAAGACGTGTAAAGATAAAGTACACATCTGATTCTGAAGATGAGGGGAAACCATTTGAAAACCTACACCTGGATGTCTCCACATATGGAAAACCTGCTATAATATTAACCAAGGTCTCTAAAGTTGGCAGGCGCACTCAGAGATCTCATTCAGGAGAGACCTCATATAGTTGCAATGAATGTGGTAAAAACTTTGTTTCCCCCTCATATTTAGTCAATCACCAGAAGTTCCACACAGGAGAATCTCCTTACgaatgctctgaatgtgggaagtgtttcAAAAAGAACTCTCTTCTAAGCAGACATCAGGTAACACATACAGGGGAGAAGCCCTATGCCTGTAGTGAGTGCAGAAAATGTTTTACGCACAGCTCGACTTTAATGAAACATCAGCGAatccacacaggagaaaaaccatacaAATGTGCTGAATGTGGGAAGAGATTTAGTATCAGCACTTACCTTATTGTACACCAAAGAACTCACACAGGAGAAAGACCCTACACGTGTAATGAGTGTGGTAAAACATTTACTCAGAGCTCAGCCCTGGTTATTCACCAGCGATCACATACAGGAGAAAAACCGTACATATGTGCAGAGTGTGGCAAAGGTTTCACTCATAGATCACACCTTGTCACACACCGGAGGTTTCACACTGGTGAGAGACCATATGCCTGCAAGGAC
This genomic interval carries:
- the LOC142152006 gene encoding uncharacterized protein LOC142152006 — translated: MTQQDCERKYVRKCKQAKIYRTRKSLKEPMLFEDVAIYFSEEEWNCLDEEQKNLYKNVMLENYHALRSLGYVNGKPKIVSKIQHGEKPCLRVQVQPKNPQYFAKADSQDLYSFLNKIENKFVNVMENHKASDRIENPIGPITLKEEMFSPLFVKTYNLRRRVKIKYTSDSEDEGKPFENLHLDVSTYGKPAIILTKVSKVGRRTQRSHSGETSYSCNECGKNFVSPSYLVNHQKFHTGESPYECSECGKCFKKNSLLSRHQVTHTGEKPYACSECRKCFTHSSTLMKHQRIHTGEKPYKCAECGKRFSISTYLIVHQRTHTGERPYTCNECGKTFTQSSALVIHQRSHTGEKPYICAECGKGFTHRSHLVTHRRFHTGERPYACKDCGKTFKHSSYLIVHRRSHTGERPYTCGDCGRKFAQSSQLATHKKISHV